In Candidatus Defluviilinea proxima, a single genomic region encodes these proteins:
- a CDS encoding alpha/beta hydrolase has protein sequence MKKTLVSLVILVLFVGACAAPTAVPTATTVPTETVSAPTESVATEIPQEDTASRLERLGGYPCPDNSFTCINVTVPLDHFDPQDGRTIDVVFAVQPASGERKGMFVTVIGGPGGSGLLSAENYTSYFDPRITENFDIVFFDQRGINMSGGLFCVNAATEYYRTDTDATTPEGEDQLREVTQKFVDDCVSEMGETDLLPYLDTVQAVEDLESFRELMGDEKFWLYGESYGTQFGQIYAKAHPDHIAGLILDGTVDLTQTDIEFLKGQAAAFNDVLVATLEACNADEACAADMGRDALTIYDELSTQLKQAPATFEYTLPNGAVEQREFNFADLESASGFLYSETARMIFLRALASYARDGSLVPLARVVYNALYINPDTQDALLDPSWSDAIYYGVTCRDYAEPGKTPEEQASIFIKEGDEVDTGLSHFSSVFYGDFPCVYWPYPADDSNPAPFAEPFTGDGHPTLVLNGTTDPATPYEGAKNVFTHLSDGYMVTETGGPHVIFGWGNECVDTLVTDFLVEGKLPAERETVCEGVVADDFVPLALADASGYKNPLDALADVDNEIYYLPEHYYVLDGNTQSFACPYGGTFAYESSDTANTYQFDNCAFSDGFALTGNGSYIYDDSLLTFEVDVTGLKDGSLTYTRDSEWAITVAGVYDGEKVDLSK, from the coding sequence ATGAAAAAGACGCTGGTCAGTCTGGTGATTCTGGTATTGTTTGTCGGGGCGTGTGCCGCACCTACTGCCGTCCCCACGGCAACCACTGTTCCCACCGAAACCGTCTCCGCACCAACTGAGTCGGTGGCCACTGAAATTCCGCAGGAGGATACAGCCTCCCGTTTGGAAAGACTCGGTGGGTATCCCTGCCCCGATAACAGCTTCACCTGTATCAACGTCACTGTACCGCTAGATCATTTTGATCCGCAAGATGGACGCACGATAGATGTGGTTTTTGCCGTCCAACCGGCGTCAGGCGAACGCAAAGGGATGTTCGTTACCGTCATCGGCGGGCCAGGTGGTTCGGGTCTATTAAGTGCCGAAAACTACACATCCTATTTCGATCCGCGCATCACTGAGAACTTCGATATTGTGTTCTTTGACCAACGCGGCATCAACATGTCCGGCGGGTTATTCTGCGTCAACGCCGCGACAGAATACTATCGCACTGATACTGATGCAACCACACCGGAAGGTGAGGATCAACTACGTGAGGTCACACAAAAGTTTGTGGATGACTGCGTTTCAGAAATGGGCGAGACTGACCTGCTACCCTACCTTGACACCGTGCAGGCGGTGGAAGATCTCGAATCCTTCCGCGAGTTGATGGGCGATGAAAAGTTCTGGCTGTATGGCGAAAGCTACGGGACGCAGTTCGGGCAGATCTACGCCAAAGCGCATCCCGATCACATTGCGGGTCTGATCCTTGACGGGACAGTTGACCTCACCCAAACCGACATTGAATTTCTCAAAGGGCAGGCCGCCGCTTTCAATGATGTATTGGTCGCTACACTCGAAGCCTGCAACGCAGATGAAGCCTGTGCCGCCGATATGGGGCGCGATGCATTGACCATTTACGATGAACTGTCAACGCAGTTGAAGCAGGCGCCTGCTACTTTCGAATATACACTTCCCAACGGTGCGGTCGAGCAACGTGAGTTTAACTTCGCCGACCTCGAGTCCGCTTCGGGCTTCCTGTATTCTGAGACTGCCCGCATGATCTTTCTGCGTGCCCTTGCCTCCTACGCTCGCGATGGGTCGCTCGTGCCACTGGCCCGCGTAGTCTACAATGCACTGTACATCAACCCGGATACACAGGATGCACTGCTGGATCCATCCTGGTCAGATGCCATTTACTATGGCGTAACCTGCCGCGACTATGCTGAACCGGGCAAGACACCTGAGGAACAAGCCTCGATCTTCATCAAGGAGGGTGACGAGGTAGATACCGGCTTGTCGCATTTCTCCTCGGTCTTTTACGGCGACTTTCCCTGTGTGTATTGGCCGTACCCAGCAGATGATTCCAATCCGGCGCCGTTTGCTGAACCGTTCACAGGTGATGGACATCCAACGCTCGTTCTCAATGGCACTACCGATCCTGCCACACCATATGAAGGCGCGAAGAATGTATTCACGCATCTTTCGGATGGATATATGGTCACCGAGACCGGCGGTCCGCATGTCATCTTTGGCTGGGGTAACGAATGTGTGGATACCCTTGTGACGGATTTCCTCGTCGAGGGCAAACTCCCTGCAGAAAGGGAAACGGTATGCGAGGGTGTTGTGGCAGATGATTTCGTTCCACTTGCTTTGGCAGATGCCTCCGGTTACAAGAATCCGCTCGATGCACTCGCAGATGTAGATAACGAAATCTACTACCTGCCCGAACACTATTACGTCCTTGACGGTAATACCCAGTCCTTTGCCTGTCCCTATGGCGGGACATTTGCTTATGAATCGAGTGACACCGCTAACACCTATCAATTTGACAACTGCGCCTTCTCAGACGGCTTTGCACTTACTGGCAACGGCTCATACATCTATGATGATAGCCTGCTCACCTTTGAGGTGGATGTGACTGGGCTAAAAGACGGCTCCCTCACCTACACGCGTGATAGTGAGTGGGCGATTACGGTCGCCGGCGTATACGATGGCGAAAAAGTAGATCTTTCAAAGTAA
- a CDS encoding prolyl oligopeptidase family serine peptidase encodes MKELDLRPDAPWRQRFRATDILSAVVARQNPDRGLVCTNKDGAYQLYAWDIPSNELTQVTHQPAGVMLGIISPDGKSIYYLKDEGGNEIGHYVKVPFEGGNDEDISPNMPPYSSYVIFQSWAGNVLGFIAAGKDGFNIHIKSNDGEPEPIYHSEDVIGSPVLSSDGKFLAFRSSERTKSMDRSLLVLNVETAEKVNELWDENASIGTPIFSPVRGDARLVCTTSQSGFERPLIWNTSTGERIPLQVDEIPGSIFPHAWSNDSKQILLCQIYQAQYQLYRYDVGMHTVTKLEHPVGTVGVFTGAYFAGQNEIWVTWQDAANPSCLVALDAKTGAQTRIILEAGSVPQGKPFRSITLVSENGDTIQGWLTVPDGAGPFPTILDTHGGPTWVMSSLFDPGAQCWVDHGYAYFTLNYHGSTTFGKKFENSIWGNLGDLEVQDMAAACKWLTENKIARPDAILLTGISYGGYLTLQAIGRRPELWAGGMAVIAIADWKISYEDESDAMRGIQRAYFGGTPEDVPDAIRKGSPITYVEQVRAPLLVIQGENDTSCPPRQMKVYEEKLLALGKQIEVHWFNGGHSSLDQEQQIQNQEKMLNFAYRIFG; translated from the coding sequence ATGAAAGAATTGGACCTACGCCCCGATGCCCCCTGGCGTCAGCGTTTTCGCGCGACCGATATTCTTTCGGCAGTGGTTGCCCGGCAGAACCCAGACCGTGGTCTTGTTTGCACCAACAAAGATGGTGCCTATCAACTGTACGCATGGGATATTCCCTCCAACGAGTTGACACAGGTCACACATCAACCAGCGGGGGTTATGCTGGGAATCATCTCTCCAGACGGCAAATCCATTTATTATCTGAAGGATGAAGGTGGGAACGAGATCGGCCACTATGTCAAAGTTCCATTTGAAGGGGGGAACGATGAAGATATTTCTCCCAATATGCCTCCATACAGTTCATACGTCATCTTCCAAAGTTGGGCGGGAAACGTGCTGGGCTTCATCGCCGCAGGAAAAGATGGTTTCAACATCCATATAAAATCCAATGACGGAGAACCCGAACCAATTTACCATAGCGAAGACGTTATCGGGTCGCCTGTCCTTTCAAGTGATGGAAAATTCCTGGCGTTTCGTTCCTCCGAACGCACAAAGAGTATGGATAGATCCCTGCTGGTTCTCAACGTGGAAACCGCTGAAAAGGTCAATGAACTATGGGATGAAAACGCAAGCATAGGAACCCCGATCTTCTCCCCGGTCCGCGGAGATGCGCGATTGGTTTGTACTACAAGTCAATCAGGATTTGAACGTCCACTGATCTGGAATACATCCACTGGTGAAAGAATTCCGCTTCAAGTGGATGAAATTCCCGGTTCCATCTTCCCCCATGCCTGGTCCAACGACTCCAAACAGATACTACTCTGTCAGATCTATCAGGCACAATATCAACTATATCGTTACGATGTCGGCATGCATACCGTCACCAAACTGGAACACCCGGTCGGTACCGTTGGTGTTTTTACCGGTGCCTATTTTGCCGGGCAGAATGAGATCTGGGTTACCTGGCAAGATGCGGCGAATCCGTCCTGTCTGGTCGCGCTGGATGCAAAAACAGGGGCCCAAACCCGAATCATATTGGAAGCGGGCAGTGTGCCGCAGGGAAAACCCTTCCGGTCCATCACCCTTGTCTCTGAGAACGGAGACACCATTCAAGGGTGGCTCACCGTCCCCGATGGCGCTGGCCCCTTCCCCACGATCCTTGATACCCACGGCGGCCCAACATGGGTCATGTCATCCCTGTTCGATCCGGGCGCGCAATGTTGGGTGGACCATGGCTATGCCTACTTCACCCTCAATTACCATGGCTCGACCACCTTTGGAAAGAAATTTGAGAACTCAATTTGGGGTAATCTCGGTGACCTTGAGGTGCAGGATATGGCAGCTGCATGCAAATGGTTGACGGAAAATAAGATTGCCCGCCCCGATGCGATCTTATTAACCGGCATATCGTATGGAGGCTACCTGACCTTACAGGCGATCGGTCGGCGCCCAGAGTTGTGGGCGGGAGGCATGGCAGTCATCGCGATCGCTGATTGGAAAATCTCATATGAGGATGAGTCTGATGCCATGCGGGGAATACAGCGTGCTTATTTTGGCGGCACCCCGGAGGATGTACCGGATGCAATACGGAAGGGTTCTCCCATCACCTATGTTGAACAGGTCAGGGCTCCGCTTTTAGTGATCCAGGGTGAAAATGATACCAGTTGCCCTCCGCGCCAGATGAAAGTGTACGAGGAAAAATTGCTTGCCCTGGGCAAACAGATCGAAGTCCACTGGTTCAATGGCGGTCACAGTTCGCTAGATCAGGAACAACAGATCCAAAACCAGGAAAAAATGTTGAACTTTGCTTATCGTATTTTTGGGTAA
- a CDS encoding IS481 family transposase, whose product MPWKAKTTMSQRQEFVELALKENANIRALCREFGITPRTGYKWIKRYREEGANGLYDRSRRPQHSPLKSSSILEEAVLKVRRAHPTWGGRKIQWKLVQDGIKLPPAASTITAILSRNEMLDCKESIKHSPVQRFEMEYPNQLWQMDFKGHFEMANGLLCHPLTVIDDHSRFLIGLKACPYQHSRAVREHLKDIFSCYGLPERMLMDNGAIWKGFHTKLTSWLVRLGIQVVHGRIHHPQTQGKDERLHRTLKNELLIRQPFYDLDDCQYKFDVWRNSYNYERPHQALDMQPPGSHYQPSSRTFTGNFPPIEYEANDILRKIDCLGKLQYLGRKFRIGKAFKKTLVALRPTEMDGVLNVFFFKQRIAQINLLADNP is encoded by the coding sequence ATGCCGTGGAAAGCGAAAACAACTATGTCTCAACGCCAGGAATTTGTTGAATTAGCCTTGAAAGAAAATGCAAACATACGAGCCTTATGTCGAGAATTTGGCATCACTCCACGGACAGGCTACAAGTGGATAAAGCGCTACCGAGAAGAAGGCGCTAATGGATTGTATGATCGTAGCCGCCGTCCACAGCATAGCCCGCTAAAAAGTAGTTCTATCCTTGAAGAAGCAGTGCTTAAAGTACGACGTGCTCATCCAACCTGGGGAGGCAGAAAGATCCAATGGAAGTTAGTTCAGGACGGGATCAAACTACCACCCGCTGCCAGTACCATCACTGCCATCTTGTCTCGCAATGAAATGTTGGATTGTAAGGAGAGCATCAAGCATAGTCCTGTCCAAAGGTTTGAGATGGAATATCCAAACCAATTATGGCAAATGGATTTCAAAGGTCATTTTGAAATGGCGAATGGTTTATTGTGCCATCCCCTCACGGTGATCGATGATCATTCTCGGTTTCTGATAGGGCTGAAAGCATGCCCCTATCAGCATTCCAGAGCCGTGCGGGAACATTTGAAAGATATTTTTAGTTGCTATGGGTTACCCGAACGAATGCTGATGGATAATGGTGCAATTTGGAAAGGGTTCCACACAAAGCTTACTTCTTGGTTGGTACGTTTGGGTATTCAGGTGGTGCATGGTCGTATTCATCATCCCCAGACACAAGGGAAGGACGAGCGATTACATAGAACCCTAAAGAATGAGTTGCTAATTCGTCAGCCATTTTACGACTTGGACGATTGCCAATACAAATTTGATGTTTGGAGAAATAGTTATAACTACGAGCGTCCTCATCAAGCCTTGGATATGCAGCCCCCCGGTTCACATTACCAACCCAGCTCCCGAACTTTCACAGGAAATTTTCCGCCTATTGAATATGAAGCAAACGATATCCTTAGAAAAATAGATTGTCTTGGAAAGTTGCAATACCTGGGCCGGAAATTTCGTATTGGAAAAGCATTTAAGAAAACGCTTGTGGCTCTCCGACCCACCGAGATGGACGGCGTTCTTAATGTGTTTTTCTTCAAACAAAGGATTGCTCAAATTAATCTTTTGGCAGATAATCCTTAA